The Salvelinus sp. IW2-2015 unplaced genomic scaffold, ASM291031v2 Un_scaffold4898, whole genome shotgun sequence genome window below encodes:
- the tbx19 gene encoding LOW QUALITY PROTEIN: T-box transcription factor TBX19 (The sequence of the model RefSeq protein was modified relative to this genomic sequence to represent the inferred CDS: inserted 8 bases in 5 codons; deleted 4 bases in 4 codons; substituted 2 bases at 2 genomic stop codons) yields MKVEGLAEGRAGGTPCPGPASQCCISRLLSVVESELQAGREKGDPTEKQLKVTLEEAELWRKFKEVTNEMIVTKSGRRMFPVLKVSVSGLDPNAMYSFLLDFQPADSHRWKYVNGEWVTAGKPEPAGNGCVYIHPDSPXFGAHWMKAPVSSSKVKLTNKLNGGGQIMLNSLPKYEPQLHIVRVAEATEWSXRPFSDTQFIAVTALPEEEITALKIKYNPFAKAFLDAKERNHPNSPLEXPFDSHMGIQHCGWFLSNPDSLCSGGGPSFPLXRGLPLXPPSWYKHYPPRPAPXPPLLLPHRTHTSVSLSEGLQVLSGGPDGWSSVSPPAPPPQPYRMTTPSLTPQVCVLSPVPCLWTVGXTDGSPASSPCAQLHGPINSEGHPQPPNHVRLGGPGWPPVLHHSY; encoded by the exons ATGAAGGTTGAGGGTTTAGCTGAAGGCAGGGCTGGGGGTACCCCCTGCCCTGGTCCTGCCAGCCAGTGCTGTATCTCGCGACTGCTAAGCGTGGTGGAGAGCGAGTTGCAAGCGGGGCGCGAGAAGGGGGACCCCACCGAGAAGCAGCTGAAGGTGACGCTCGAGGAAGCGGAACTGTGGCGGAAGTTTAAGGAAGTCACCAATGAGATGATAGTCACCAAGAGCGGCAG GCGGATGTTTCCGGTGCTGAAAGTGAGTGTATCGGGTCTGGACCCCAACGCCATGTACTCTTTCCTGCTGGACTTCCAGCCAGCTGACAGCCACCGCTGGAAGTACGTTAACGGGGAGTGGGTTACAGCCGGTAAACCGGAGCCTGCCGGTAATGGTTGTGTGTACATCCATCCCGACTCAC ACTTCGGAGCCCACTGGATGAAGGCACCCGTCTCCTCTAGTAAGGTCAAACTCACCAACAAGCTCAACGGAGGTGGACAG atcATGTTGAACTCTCTC CCTAAGTATGAACCTCAGCTCCACATTGTGAGAGTGGCGGAAGCCACCGAATGGTCCTAACGTCCTTTCAGCGACACACAGTTCATCGCT GTCACTGCCTTACCAGAAGAAGAG ATCACCGCTCTGAAGATCAAA TACAACCCGTTCGCTAAGGCTTTCCTGGATGCCAAAGAGAG GAACCACCCGAACAGTCCATTGGA TCCATTTGATAGCCATATGGGAATTCAACACT GTGGCTGGTTTCTGTCTAACCCAGACTCGCTGTGTTCAGGTGGGGGTCCTAGCTTTCCCCTATAGCGGGGTCTGCCTCT CCCCCCCTCATGGTACAAGCACTACCCCCCCAGGCCagctcc tccccccctcctacTGCCGCACCGCACGCACACTTCTG tctctctGTCCGAGGGGCTACAGGTGTTGTCTGGGGGTCCTGATGGCTGGTCCAGTGTCTCC CCCCCGGCCCCTCCTCCTCAGCCCTACCGCATGACCACACCCTCCCTCACCCCC CAGGTGTGTGTCCTCAGTCCAGTACCTTGTTTGTGGACGGTCG GTACAGACGGGAGTCCTGCCTCTTCTCCATGTGCCCAGCTTCACGGACCAATCAACAGCGAGGGCCACCCACAGCCACCCAATCACGTCCGGCTGGGCGGGCCCGGTTGGCCACCTGTTCTCCACCATTCCTACTAA
- the sft2d2b gene encoding SFT2 domain containing 2b, giving the protein MDVFPKKVLSGQDGNNDDGDILQAANQASTLGWGTRMKGFIACFVLGVLCSILGTCLLWIPRVGLILFAVLYTLGNVASLCSTMFLMGPLNQLKRMCAKERALATAIMLTCLVLTMCSAFWWKNNGLALLFCILQFLAFAW; this is encoded by the exons ATGGATGTTTTTCCAAAG AAAGTTTTGAGTGGCCAAGATGGCAACAATGATGACGGCGACATATTGcaa GCGGCGAACCAAGCCTCCACCCTGGGCTGGGGCACGCGCATGAAGGGCTTTATCGCATGTTTCGTGCTCGGGGTCTTGTGTTCCATTCTG GGGACATGCTTGCTGTGGATTCCAAGGGTTGGTCTGATTCTGTTTGCAGTGCTGTACACACTCGGCAATGTTGCCTCTCTGTGCAG CACAATGTTCCTGATGGGACCCCTTAATCAGCTGAAGAGGATGTGTGCCAAAGAAAGAGCACTGGCCACAGCTATCATGCTG aCCTGTCTGGTGCTAACTATGTGTTCTGCTTTCTGG tGGAAGAATAATGGTCTAGCCTTACTCTTCTGTATTCTACAGTTTCTGGCCTTCGCTTGGTGA